The Williamsoniiplasma somnilux genome includes a window with the following:
- the ylxM gene encoding YlxM family DNA-binding protein: MTNIEKTLELSNLFLIYKNLLTEKQKLYFELYVDEDLSLQEIAEEFGISRAAVHDSITKTSEAIYNFESKLKLKSKKDRLNQIISYYKNSSNSETQELIRKLEEE; this comes from the coding sequence ATGACTAATATTGAAAAAACGTTGGAGTTGTCAAATTTATTTTTAATTTATAAAAACTTATTAACCGAAAAACAAAAACTATATTTTGAATTATATGTTGATGAAGATTTATCTTTGCAAGAAATAGCCGAAGAGTTTGGAATCTCTAGAGCAGCTGTTCATGATTCAATTACTAAAACAAGTGAAGCTATTTATAATTTTGAAAGCAAATTAAAATTAAAATCTAAAAAAGATCGTTTAAATCAAATCATTTCTTATTATAAAAACTCATCAAATAGTGAAACGCAAGAACTAATTAGAAAACTAGAAGAGGAATAG
- the pstB gene encoding phosphate ABC transporter ATP-binding protein PstB has product MSDKTTVQQREQTLDKNKTLPFSKRKEIIEIKNFNFYYNKGKKQALFNINLSIKENSITTFIGPSGCGKSTLIRSINRLNDLVEGSVHDGDITVFDKSVFEPGTDVPKLRSEVGMVFQKPNPFPLSIYENVVYGLKQRGIRDKKVLEQAAQDSLMKAALWDEVKDILHTPALGLSGGQQQRLCIARAIAMKPRILLMDEPTSALDPIATLKVEELVLELKKEYTIVMVTHSLTQAKRISDMTGYFLKGELVEYNKTRKIFTNPKDPRTEDYISGRYG; this is encoded by the coding sequence ATGAGTGATAAAACTACAGTTCAACAACGAGAACAAACTTTAGATAAAAACAAAACTTTACCCTTTTCTAAAAGAAAAGAAATTATTGAAATTAAGAATTTTAATTTTTATTACAACAAAGGTAAAAAACAAGCTTTATTTAATATTAATTTATCAATAAAAGAAAATTCTATCACCACATTTATTGGTCCTTCTGGTTGTGGTAAATCTACATTAATACGATCAATTAATAGATTAAATGATTTGGTTGAAGGTTCTGTTCACGACGGAGACATAACCGTTTTTGATAAAAGCGTTTTCGAACCTGGAACAGATGTGCCTAAATTAAGAAGCGAAGTTGGAATGGTTTTTCAAAAGCCAAACCCTTTTCCATTGTCAATTTATGAAAATGTTGTTTATGGTTTAAAACAAAGGGGTATTAGAGACAAAAAAGTTTTAGAACAAGCAGCGCAAGATTCTTTAATGAAGGCAGCTTTATGAGATGAAGTTAAAGATATCTTGCATACACCTGCACTAGGTTTATCTGGTGGTCAACAACAACGTTTGTGTATAGCTAGAGCAATTGCTATGAAACCAAGAATTTTGCTTATGGACGAGCCAACATCAGCTTTAGACCCAATTGCAACATTAAAAGTTGAAGAATTAGTTTTAGAATTAAAAAAAGAATATACAATTGTTATGGTTACTCACTCATTAACTCAAGCAAAAAGAATTAGTGACATGACTGGTTACTTCTTAAAAGGGGAACTTGTTGAGTACAATAAAACTCGTAAAATATTTACCAATCCCAAAGACCCTAGAACAGAAGATTACATTTCTGGAAGATATGGTTAG
- a CDS encoding TIGR00282 family metallophosphoesterase — protein MNILMLGDIYAKPGRDAIAKNLKQIIKENHIDFVIANGENISHGKGIKYEHYKFLKDMSIDVVTSGNHIFKQSTTLEFIDDVNDLLKPANMSSYTPGPGFVIVEKNNKKICVLNLLGQTFMEPCNNPYEIMDAFLEFALDYDILMVDFHAEASAEKIAFALYYDGIITGFAGTHTHVQTADERILPKGTGFITDLGMTGVINSVIGANPKEVIFKERTQLPARFKPAEGATQLCGSIFEINELTNKVSMIKRIFLK, from the coding sequence ATGAATATATTAATGCTAGGTGACATTTATGCAAAACCAGGGCGTGATGCAATTGCTAAAAATTTGAAACAAATTATAAAAGAAAACCATATTGATTTTGTTATTGCTAATGGAGAAAATATTTCACATGGTAAAGGAATAAAGTACGAGCACTATAAATTTTTAAAAGATATGAGCATAGATGTAGTTACAAGCGGTAATCACATTTTTAAACAATCAACTACTTTGGAATTTATTGATGATGTAAATGATTTATTAAAACCCGCAAATATGAGTAGTTATACACCAGGGCCCGGATTTGTGATTGTAGAAAAAAATAACAAAAAAATTTGCGTTCTTAACCTCTTGGGACAAACTTTCATGGAACCTTGTAACAACCCTTATGAAATAATGGATGCTTTTTTAGAATTTGCATTAGATTATGATATTTTAATGGTGGATTTTCACGCTGAAGCTAGTGCTGAAAAAATTGCTTTTGCTCTATACTACGATGGTATTATCACAGGGTTTGCTGGAACTCATACTCATGTTCAAACAGCTGATGAACGAATTCTTCCTAAAGGAACTGGTTTTATAACTGATTTAGGAATGACAGGAGTTATTAATTCTGTGATTGGAGCTAATCCTAAAGAAGTCATTTTCAAAGAAAGGACTCAGTTGCCAGCAAGATTTAAACCAGCAGAAGGGGCTACACAA
- the pstA gene encoding phosphate ABC transporter permease PstA, producing MLQMKKKQNNFETLPAKQPKNRQSKKEQLFKAFIYAFTIIVALVLLVLVVFVIVKSTTIFAKDGFFSFIFGSTWNPASNGKGQYGIGMIIATTLVMLIIAMIFAVPLTLFSTLFISEYLSRRNQKIVMGIIKVLAGVPSVVFGLFAREQIGALFRMFGAPSNDNLMVASFTMAFMAIPTMISLSYNAFQAVPEVYRFSSLGLGVSKEKTTFSIVRKSATPKIITAVIMGMSRVIGETMAIMMIAGNATGGFNTDSGLAGFLFSSIRTLAGTIGIEMQENAGTDHQSALFAIGLVLFILVFIINISILVVSNLETAKRKRLVSREEKNIAKSVLITSSNTKAYTNYELLTLVKKGTANKWSKNLYSTFTMFLMWSSTIVVIGFTFWLLGVVAFKGLIGFQHVDAFASINGESGIFAALLTTILLIFSTLIFGIPLALAAAIYLAEFSRKNSLLTKIFRFSINLLASTPSIVFGIFGLSVFIVMLGLPFSVLAASMTMAIVILPMLISNFEDALTSVPESYKEAGAALGMSKTKILLKIVLPNSAEAIITGIILAMAKIIGESAPVYLTLGTAIRMPTEGFLSSGATLTTGIYKLASEAGPGKGESIAYLMSLMTIVLVFALNTTSSRISTSISKINKQAWYLVIKERFVDFKNYSFKTAFKNKINYISKVFQLAISKIKYSTIKTNFINYINRKKEIREIKKGGEE from the coding sequence ATGCTACAAATGAAAAAAAAGCAAAATAATTTTGAAACCTTGCCAGCAAAACAACCTAAAAATCGTCAATCTAAAAAAGAACAACTGTTCAAAGCATTCATTTATGCATTTACAATCATTGTTGCTTTAGTGCTTTTAGTTTTAGTTGTTTTCGTAATTGTTAAATCAACAACAATTTTTGCTAAAGATGGATTTTTTAGTTTTATTTTTGGTTCTACTTGAAATCCTGCATCAAACGGTAAGGGTCAATATGGAATTGGGATGATAATTGCAACTACGTTAGTGATGCTAATTATTGCAATGATTTTTGCTGTTCCTTTAACTTTATTTAGTACTTTATTTATTAGTGAATATTTATCAAGACGCAATCAAAAAATTGTTATGGGTATTATTAAAGTTTTAGCGGGGGTTCCTTCTGTTGTTTTTGGTTTATTTGCTAGAGAACAAATTGGAGCTTTATTTAGAATGTTTGGAGCCCCATCAAATGACAATTTAATGGTTGCATCTTTCACAATGGCCTTTATGGCAATTCCAACAATGATTTCTTTATCTTACAATGCTTTTCAAGCTGTGCCTGAAGTATATAGATTTTCTTCATTAGGATTAGGAGTTTCTAAAGAAAAGACCACCTTCTCGATCGTTAGAAAATCAGCTACTCCAAAAATTATTACCGCAGTAATAATGGGAATGAGTAGAGTGATTGGTGAAACAATGGCTATTATGATGATTGCCGGAAATGCAACTGGAGGATTTAATACAGATTCTGGACTTGCAGGATTTTTATTTTCTTCAATAAGAACATTAGCGGGAACAATCGGGATAGAAATGCAAGAAAATGCCGGAACCGATCATCAATCAGCATTGTTTGCAATTGGATTAGTTTTATTTATTTTAGTTTTTATTATCAATATATCTATTTTAGTAGTTTCAAATTTAGAAACAGCAAAAAGAAAAAGACTAGTTTCTAGAGAAGAAAAAAACATTGCAAAAAGTGTTTTAATAACAAGTTCTAATACTAAAGCATACACAAATTATGAATTGCTAACATTAGTTAAAAAAGGGACAGCAAATAAATGAAGTAAAAATCTTTATTCAACATTTACAATGTTTTTGATGTGATCTTCAACAATTGTAGTTATTGGGTTTACTTTTTGATTACTAGGTGTTGTTGCCTTCAAAGGTTTAATAGGATTCCAACATGTTGATGCTTTTGCTTCTATTAATGGCGAATCAGGTATATTTGCAGCTTTATTAACAACTATTCTTTTAATTTTTTCAACTCTTATTTTTGGAATTCCTTTAGCACTCGCTGCCGCCATTTACTTAGCGGAATTTTCAAGAAAAAACAGTTTGTTAACAAAAATTTTTAGATTTTCAATTAATTTATTAGCTTCAACTCCATCAATTGTGTTTGGAATATTTGGACTATCGGTATTTATTGTTATGCTAGGATTGCCATTTTCGGTTTTAGCAGCATCGATGACCATGGCAATCGTTATTTTGCCGATGTTAATTTCAAACTTTGAAGATGCACTAACTTCTGTACCTGAATCCTATAAAGAGGCTGGAGCCGCATTAGGAATGAGTAAAACCAAAATCTTGTTAAAAATTGTTTTACCAAACTCTGCTGAAGCAATCATTACTGGAATTATTTTAGCAATGGCTAAAATAATTGGAGAATCAGCACCAGTGTACTTAACTCTTGGAACTGCTATCAGAATGCCAACTGAAGGGTTCTTGTCATCGGGAGCCACTCTAACAACAGGTATTTATAAACTTGCAAGTGAAGCTGGTCCAGGTAAAGGTGAAAGCATTGCTTATTTAATGTCATTAATGACAATTGTGTTAGTGTTCGCTTTAAATACTACATCATCAAGAATTTCAACTTCAATTTCAAAAATTAATAAACAGGCATGATATTTAGTTATTAAAGAAAGGTTTGTTGATTTTAAAAATTACAGTTTCAAAACAGCTTTTAAAAATAAAATAAATTATATTAGTAAAGTTTTTCAACTAGCTATTAGTAAAATTAAATATTCTACTATCAAAACTAACTTTATTAATTATATTAATCGCAAAAAAGAAATTAGAGAGATTAAAAAAGGAGGAGAAGAATAA
- the phoU gene encoding phosphate signaling complex protein PhoU — MSFNKILDKDLQELKNALEIMIEETKIQYAEAFGVLKSNDEAAAAKIFEHDQVINEMQNKFTTTALWKISKQNLVAKDLRLAVGGILISKEIEIIADYAKNLAKFFSTFKPTKKYINSIIELFSLIMEMLDGISHLFGNVNENQNEFVRDLEEKLLIEVENVYDYLMNQIFESKNAAEAKEIGEALKQIKNLGRAGDHLFNVQEIVNFIRLGKFVELSEISNNKK; from the coding sequence ATGTCATTTAACAAAATATTAGATAAAGACTTACAAGAATTAAAAAATGCTTTAGAAATAATGATTGAAGAAACTAAAATTCAATACGCTGAAGCATTCGGAGTTTTAAAAAGCAATGATGAAGCTGCTGCTGCTAAAATTTTTGAACACGACCAAGTTATTAATGAAATGCAAAATAAATTTACAACTACAGCGTTGTGAAAAATTTCAAAACAAAACTTGGTCGCTAAAGATTTGCGATTGGCTGTTGGAGGAATTTTAATTTCAAAAGAAATTGAAATTATTGCTGATTATGCCAAAAATCTAGCAAAGTTTTTTTCAACATTTAAGCCAACAAAAAAATATATTAATTCAATAATTGAACTATTTAGTTTAATAATGGAAATGTTGGATGGAATTTCGCATTTATTTGGAAATGTGAATGAAAATCAAAACGAATTTGTCAGAGATTTAGAAGAAAAATTATTAATTGAAGTTGAAAATGTTTATGATTATTTAATGAATCAAATTTTTGAAAGTAAAAACGCTGCAGAAGCCAAAGAAATTGGTGAAGCTTTAAAACAAATCAAAAATTTAGGTCGAGCAGGAGACCATTTATTCAATGTTCAAGAGATAGTGAACTTTATTCGTCTTGGAAAATTTGTTGAGTTATCCGAAATTAGTAATAATAAAAAATAA
- the ftsY gene encoding signal recognition particle-docking protein FtsY has product MGFWDKLLNKKKKIVNIQENAQIAETIQDIAPKEKNKESNLPKKIVPKKQSKLDKKILKEKLKKEKAEKVLAKSSLAFSKDIKKLSKKYKEADNEFFEELEEILIKTDMGMKMVLKISNSLQKSVKKDTSFEEMKELLIEELYEAYDPKNRVNTNLDFREDRLNIFMIIGVNGTGKTTSLSKLANYYAEQDKKVLIAAADTFRAGAVEQLEEWVSSRLNNNVDLIKGAKGTQDPASVIFDAIKKAQVENYDLLLIDTAGRLQNKINLMKELQKMHEVVKRFDKNAPHEVLLVIDATTGQNGVVQAEEFSSVTDVSGIILTKMDGTSKGGIALAIKDQLNIPVKMMGIGEQVEDIIPFNIEDYIYGLGAGFMENDQIIEE; this is encoded by the coding sequence ATGGGTTTTTGAGATAAGTTATTAAATAAAAAGAAAAAAATAGTTAATATACAAGAAAATGCTCAAATAGCCGAAACAATACAAGATATTGCACCAAAAGAAAAAAATAAAGAATCTAATCTTCCAAAAAAAATTGTTCCAAAAAAACAATCTAAACTTGATAAAAAAATTCTTAAAGAAAAGTTAAAAAAAGAAAAAGCCGAAAAAGTTTTAGCAAAATCTTCACTTGCTTTTTCTAAAGATATTAAAAAACTTTCTAAAAAATATAAAGAAGCTGATAACGAATTTTTTGAAGAACTAGAAGAAATTTTAATCAAAACTGATATGGGAATGAAAATGGTTTTAAAAATTTCAAATAGTCTTCAAAAAAGTGTTAAAAAAGACACTTCTTTTGAAGAAATGAAAGAATTATTAATCGAAGAACTTTATGAAGCTTACGACCCCAAGAACCGGGTTAATACTAATTTAGACTTTAGAGAAGATAGATTAAATATTTTTATGATTATCGGAGTTAATGGTACAGGTAAAACAACTTCACTATCTAAATTAGCTAATTATTATGCAGAACAAGATAAAAAAGTTTTGATAGCTGCCGCTGATACTTTTAGAGCCGGAGCTGTTGAACAATTAGAAGAATGAGTTAGTTCAAGACTCAACAACAATGTTGATTTAATTAAAGGTGCTAAAGGTACTCAAGATCCAGCTTCTGTTATTTTTGATGCAATCAAAAAAGCTCAAGTAGAAAATTATGACTTATTATTAATTGATACTGCAGGAAGACTACAAAATAAAATTAACTTAATGAAAGAATTACAAAAAATGCATGAAGTTGTTAAGCGTTTTGATAAAAATGCTCCTCATGAAGTATTATTGGTAATTGATGCTACAACTGGTCAAAATGGTGTTGTCCAAGCAGAAGAATTTAGCAGTGTAACTGATGTTAGTGGTATTATACTTACTAAAATGGATGGAACTAGCAAAGGTGGAATAGCCTTAGCAATTAAAGATCAATTAAATATTCCGGTTAAAATGATGGGAATAGGTGAGCAAGTTGAAGATATCATTCCATTCAACATTGAAGATTATATTTATGGTCTAGGTGCTGGGTTTATGGAAAATGATCAAATTATAGAAGAGTAG
- a CDS encoding DUF1295 domain-containing protein produces the protein MEINYLFILYLFIISLGINLLFFAIAFTFKSDVFTDITYALTFIVCATTILIWKQNVSWIQILIYACVIIWALRLGTYLLTRILKTKVDHRFDKMRDSFVKFLAFWLLQATTVFFIILPIAFMLSIKPIYFDTNNYFTIIFILIALGGLIFEAIADYQKSNFYKTKAVDDFMKTGLWKISRHPNYFGEMIFWWFLSLGFLFNIIVKNYGTNSNVLIHLLWLLSPLYIQLLLLFVSGVPLLEIKSYKKLEANKLYSQYIQNTSVVVPWIGKKGHITRVKKSYIK, from the coding sequence ATGGAAATTAATTATTTGTTTATTTTGTATTTATTTATAATTTCTTTAGGAATTAATTTATTATTTTTTGCAATTGCTTTCACTTTTAAATCTGATGTTTTTACAGATATCACTTATGCACTAACTTTTATAGTTTGTGCCACAACAATATTAATTTGAAAGCAAAATGTTTCTTGAATTCAAATTCTTATCTATGCTTGTGTAATTATTTGAGCTTTAAGACTAGGAACATATTTATTAACAAGAATTTTAAAAACTAAAGTGGATCATCGTTTTGATAAAATGCGTGATAGTTTTGTTAAATTTTTAGCTTTTTGATTATTACAAGCAACAACAGTATTTTTTATAATTTTGCCAATTGCTTTCATGTTGTCGATAAAACCAATTTATTTCGATACTAATAATTACTTTACAATTATTTTCATATTAATTGCTTTAGGAGGATTGATATTTGAAGCAATAGCTGATTATCAAAAATCTAACTTCTATAAAACAAAAGCCGTTGATGATTTTATGAAAACAGGACTTTGAAAAATTTCTCGTCATCCTAATTATTTTGGAGAAATGATTTTCTGATGATTTTTAAGTTTAGGGTTTTTATTTAACATTATTGTTAAAAATTATGGAACTAATTCTAATGTTTTAATTCATTTATTATGATTATTATCACCTTTATACATACAACTTTTGTTGTTATTTGTTTCAGGTGTTCCATTATTAGAAATTAAGAGCTACAAAAAATTAGAAGCAAATAAACTTTATTCACAGTACATCCAAAACACAAGTGTTGTAGTACCTTGAATTGGTAAAAAAGGTCACATTACCAGAGTTAAAAAAAGTTACATTAAATAA